A region of Drosophila suzukii chromosome 2L, CBGP_Dsuzu_IsoJpt1.0, whole genome shotgun sequence DNA encodes the following proteins:
- the Ripalpha gene encoding RIP-like protein has protein sequence MNSTQNPIYHTSVEQKRHAQDVAKRQRMGKQMPKLREMLREKYRKRIIETRNRCTDANREIQLSELRDILRLELSELEKDVELEQLILEELLADVNEWYALGEKNLETLYVEPDEKQKDVLCPVCQIKSLRRHKGAFICECGIQFEHSANMEQLQVLLQQQIASHELNCTQALRFFIEPSSGQLYNMCGSCDYFSSV, from the exons ATGAATTCCACACAAAACCCGATTTATCACACCTCCGTGGAGCAGAAACGACATGCTCAAGATGTGGCCAAAAGGCAGCGAATGGGAAAGCAAATGCCAAAACTACGTGAAATGCTGCGAGAG AAGTACCGCAAGCGCATTATAGAAACCCGCAATAGATGCACGGACGCCAATCGCGAAATACAATTG TCGGAACTCAGGGACATTCTGCGTCTGGAGCTCAGTGAGTTGGAAAAGGATGTGGAGCTGGAGCAGCTCATCCTAGAGGAACTACTTGCCGATGTGAACGAGTGGTATGCCCTGGGTGAAAAGAACCTGGAAACCCTATACGTAGAGCCGGATGAGAAGCAAAAGGATGTGCTGTGCCCAGTTTGTCAAATAAAAAGCCTAAGACGCCACAAAGGCGCCTTCATTTGCGAGTGTGGCATCCAGTTTGAGCACTCTGCCAATATGGAGCAGCTTCAGGTACTTCTACAACAGCAAATCGCCAGTCACGAGCTTAATTGCACCCAGGCCCTACGATTCTTCATCGAACCCTCTTCGGGACAACTGTATAACATGTGTGGCAGCTGCGACTACTTTTCCTCCGTTTAG
- the RpL7 gene encoding large ribosomal subunit protein uL30, with protein sequence MPAPVAKKPAAKKLPAVPESKLKFSKKQISKRVADSKRRLKKAAVIALRKKENLVRAEKYQNEYIKADQREIKLRRLAKKRNQFYVPAEAKLAFVVRIRGINKVAPKVRKVLQLFRLRQINNGVFIKLNKATINMLRIAEPYITWGYPNLKSVRELIYKRGFVKHNRQRVPITDNFVIERKLRQAHQIQCVEDLVHEIFTVGPNFKYASNFLWPFKLNTPTGGWRKKANHYVNGGDFGNREDQINRLLRKMV encoded by the exons ATGCCTGCTCCGGTCGCCAAGAAGCCAGCAGCGAAAAAGCTGCCCGCTGTGCCGGAATCGAAGCTGAAGTTCAGCAAGAAACAAATCTCGAAGCGGGTGGCCGATTCGAAACGTCGCCTCAAGAAGGCCGCCGTGATTGCCCTGCGCAAGAAGGAGAACCTGGTGCGCGCCGAGAAGTACCAGAATGAGTACATCAAGGCTGACCAGCGGGAGATCAAGCTGCGCCGTCTGGCCAAGAAGCGCAACCAGTTCTACGTGCCCGCCGAGGCCAAGTTGGCCTTTGTGGTCCGTATCCGCGG TATCAACAAGGTGGCGCCCAAGGTGCGTAAGGTCCTGCAGCTGTTCCGTCTGAGGCAGATCAACAACGGTGTGTTCATCAAGCTGAACAAGGCCACCATCAACATGCTCCGCATTGCCGAGCCCTACATCACCTGGGGTTACCCGAACCTCAAGTCCGTGCGGGAGTTGATCTACAAGCGCGGTTTCGTCAAGCACAACCGTCAGCGTGTGCCCATCACCGACAACTTTGTCATCGAGCGCAAGCTGCGACAGGCCCATCAGATTCAGTGCGTCGAGGATCTTGTCCACGAGATCTTCACCGTCGGCCCCAACTTCAAGTACGCCTCCAACTTCCTGTGGCCCTTCAAGCTAAACACCCCCACCGGCGGCTGGCGCAAGAAGGCCAACCATTATGTCAACGGTGGAGACTTTGGAAACCGTGAGGACCAGATCAACCGTCTGCTGCGCAAGATGGTCTAA